The following proteins come from a genomic window of Takifugu rubripes chromosome 11, fTakRub1.2, whole genome shotgun sequence:
- the eif3k gene encoding eukaryotic translation initiation factor 3 subunit K isoform X2 yields the protein MSSFEQMRANVGELLRGIDRYNPENLATLERYVETQAKENAYDLEANLAVLKLYQFNPAYFQTAVTSQILLKALTNLPHTDFTLCKCMIDQTHQEERPIRQILYLGNLLETCHFQSFWTNLEENRELIDGITGFEDSVRKFICHVVGITYQTIGRRLLGEMLGDPLDTQVKVWMNKHGWAENEEGQIFIFNQDESIKPKNIVEKIDFESVSSIMATSQ from the exons ATGTCGTCTTTCGAGCAAATGAGGGCGAATGTGGGCGAACTCCTGCGAGGAATCGATAG ATACAACCCAGAAAACCTCGCAACACTTGAACGTTATGTGGAAACACAAGCAAAAGAAAATGCCTATGATCTGGAGGCTAACCTGGCGGTCCTAAAGCT GTACCAGTTCAACCCAGCATACTTCCAGACGGCTGTGACCTCCCAGATCCTCCTGAAGGCTCTGACCAACCTGCCTCACACTGATTTCACCCTTTGCAAGTGCATGATCGACCAGACTCAT CAAGAGGAACGCCCCATCAGGCAGATCCTCTACCTGGGAAACCTGCTGGAGACCTGCCATTTTCAGAGCTTCTGG ACAAACCTGGAGGAGAACCGAGAGCTCATTGATGGCATCACTGGCTTCGAGGACTCCGTTCGCAAGT TCATATGTCACGTGGTGGGGATCACCTACCAGACCATTGGGCGCCGTTTACTGGGAGAGATGCTGGGAGACCCTCTGG ACACGCAGGTGAAGGTTTGGATGAACAAACACGGCTGGGCGGAAAACGAGGAGGGGCAGATCTTCATCTTCAACCAGGACGAGAGCATCAAGCCCAAGAACATCGTGGAGAAAATCGACTTTGAGA GTGTATCCAGCATCATGGCTACGTCTCAgtga
- the eif3k gene encoding eukaryotic translation initiation factor 3 subunit K isoform X1 yields MSSFEQMRANVGELLRGIDRYNPENLATLERYVETQAKENAYDLEANLAVLKLYQFNPAYFQTAVTSQILLKALTNLPHTDFTLCKCMIDQTHQQEERPIRQILYLGNLLETCHFQSFWTNLEENRELIDGITGFEDSVRKFICHVVGITYQTIGRRLLGEMLGDPLDTQVKVWMNKHGWAENEEGQIFIFNQDESIKPKNIVEKIDFESVSSIMATSQ; encoded by the exons ATGTCGTCTTTCGAGCAAATGAGGGCGAATGTGGGCGAACTCCTGCGAGGAATCGATAG ATACAACCCAGAAAACCTCGCAACACTTGAACGTTATGTGGAAACACAAGCAAAAGAAAATGCCTATGATCTGGAGGCTAACCTGGCGGTCCTAAAGCT GTACCAGTTCAACCCAGCATACTTCCAGACGGCTGTGACCTCCCAGATCCTCCTGAAGGCTCTGACCAACCTGCCTCACACTGATTTCACCCTTTGCAAGTGCATGATCGACCAGACTCAT CAGCAAGAGGAACGCCCCATCAGGCAGATCCTCTACCTGGGAAACCTGCTGGAGACCTGCCATTTTCAGAGCTTCTGG ACAAACCTGGAGGAGAACCGAGAGCTCATTGATGGCATCACTGGCTTCGAGGACTCCGTTCGCAAGT TCATATGTCACGTGGTGGGGATCACCTACCAGACCATTGGGCGCCGTTTACTGGGAGAGATGCTGGGAGACCCTCTGG ACACGCAGGTGAAGGTTTGGATGAACAAACACGGCTGGGCGGAAAACGAGGAGGGGCAGATCTTCATCTTCAACCAGGACGAGAGCATCAAGCCCAAGAACATCGTGGAGAAAATCGACTTTGAGA GTGTATCCAGCATCATGGCTACGTCTCAgtga
- the LOC101063143 gene encoding calpain-9 isoform X2, producing MIKSLSVSSEGSLPPLDDDVDSVCSDELLGSQSRRWLTDIMSGDMSLERAEGPPVGWDGLFVDRHFPLGELEMQPEVKWKRPKELCSSPNFIVSGATRLDIRQGELNDCWLLSAIASLSLNPSLLERVVPLQQSFQDGYNGSFTFRFWMYGQWEEVRIDDLLPTLDNRLIYLSSPDKCEFWSPLLEKAYAKLKGGYRALNMGFPHEAMVDMTGGVTEVLNIAALPRDLPPLLSYLLSKGALINCATSQGPLEQKNELGIMFRHAYSLTAVEQVKTAHGTECLVRLLNPWGNTEWEGAWSDLKGPEWNSVSIQEQQRLQRVSREDGEFWMSVSDFRQNFEIMEVCHQTEAFQSSSVQPWSCSMHHGSWVSSITAGGPPIGHLFWQNPQFSFTLSEVDGSSRDSKTCSFVLALMQKHQRRSGINLSIALHVYQAHPEQTYLSPKDLSKLRPVLFSPHYSSRREVVLRSSLPPGRYLIIPSTSEPNQQGEFLLRVLTENENISSPADKPLPQDVSSLTERKFPHQAALPSLQATRQLFKKHCNKGFCKPVHLYNLLTEAIQGGVLAGSEKFLVLEQCKSMVVLVDTQGIARLNWIEFQDLWDKIRKWTDIFLVFDKNKTKRLEYQEVGPALKAAGIVVDDLIMQLVGLRYTEPDMTISYPGFLYLLLKLENMIFKFQGYDIVGMGSITVTYRQWLHMTMYN from the exons ATGATAAAGTCTCTGAGCGTGTCGTCGGAAGGGTCTCTCCCTCCGCTGGACGATGATGTCGACTCGGTTTGCTCAGACGAGCTGCTCGGCTCTCAGTCCCGCCGCTGGCTGACCGACATCATGAGCGGGGACATGAGCCTGGAGCGGGCAGAGGGGCCCCCGGTGGGCTGGGACGGACTCTTCGTGGACCGACACTTTCCCCTTGGGGAGCTGGAGATGCAGCCCGAGGTCAAGTGGAAACGACCAAAG gagctctgctcttcaccaaACTTCATTGTAAGTGGAGCGACGCGTTTGGACATCCGCCAAGGAGAACTGA atgacTGCTGGCTGCTCTCTGCTATTGCTTCTCTGTCTCTGAACCCCTCTCTGCTCGAGCGAGTGGTGCCTCTGCAGCAGAGCTTTCAGGATGGCTACAACGGCAGCTTCACCTTCAGA TTCTGGATGTACGGTcagtgggaggaggtgaggatagATGACTTGTTGCCCACTCTGGACAACAGACTGATCTACCTCAGCTCCCCAGACAAGTGTGAGTTCTGGAGCCCCCTCCTGGAGAAGGCCTATGCAAA GCTGAAAGGAGGCTACAGAGCCCTAAATATGGGCTTCCCCCACGAGGCCATGGTGGACATGACGGGTGGGGTGACTGAAGTCCTGAACATCGCGGCGCTGCCCAGGGACCTGCCCCCCCTGCTGAGTTACCTGCTGTCCAAAGGAGCCCTCATCAACTGTGCTACCAGCCAG GGTCCTTTAGAACAGAAGAATGAGCTGGGGATCATGTTCAGACACGCTTACTCTCTCACAGCAGTTGAGCAG GTTAAGACAGCACATGGGACTGAATGTTTGGTGCGGCTCCTGAACCCCTGGGGCAACACAGAGTGGGAAGGGGCCTGGAGTGATCTGAAAGG TCCAGAGTGGAACTCTGTGAGcattcaggagcagcagagactgcAAAGAGTCAGTCGGGAGGACGGGGAGTTCTG gaTGTCGGTGTCAGACTTTCGACAGAACTTCGAGATAATGGAGGTGTGCCACCAGACCGAGGCTTTCCAAAGCTCCAGCGTGCAGCCGTGGTCCTGCAGCATGCATCACGGGAGCTGGGTGTCCAGCATCACAGCTGGCGGCCCCCCAATAGGGC ACCTGTTCTGGCAGAACCCTCAGTTCAGCTTCACCCTGTCGGAGGTGGACGGGAGCAGTCGCGACTCCAAGACCTGCTCCTTCGTTTTAGCACTGATGCAGAAACACCAGAGACGCAGCGGCATCAACCTTTCTATAGCCCTGCACGTAtaccag GCCCATCCAGAGCAGACGTACCTGTCACCTAAGGACCTGAGTAAGCTGCGTCCCGTCCTCTTCAGTCCCCACTACTCTTCTCGCCGGGAGGTTGTTCTTCGCAGCTCGCTGCCCCCTGGTCGTTACCTTATTATCCCATCTACTTCCGAACCGAACCAACAGGGAGAATTCCTGCTGCGGGTGCTGACAGAGAACGAGAACATTTCCAG TCCAGCTGACAAACCGCTCCCACAAGATGTCTCCTCACTAACGGAG CGTAAATTTCCTCACCAGGCTGCTCTTCCCTCCCTGCAAGCGACCAGACAGCTTTTCAAAAAGCACTGCAATAAG GGATTTTGCaaaccagtgcacctgtacaaCCTGCTGACTGAAGCCATACAGGGAGGAG TGTTGGCAGGGAGCGAGAAGTTCCTGGTTCTGGAGCAGTGCAAGAGCATGGTGGTGCTTGTGGAT ACCCAAGGCATCGCTCGGCTAAACTGGATAGAATTCCAGGACCTGTGGGACAAAATCAGGAAGTGGACA GATATCTTCCTGGTGTTTGACAAGAACAAAACGAAGCGTCTTGAGTATCAAGAGGTCGGCCCCGCTCTCAAGGCAGCAG GCATTGTTGTGGATGATCTGATCATGCAGCTGGTTGGACTGAGGTACACAGAGCCAGACATGACCATCAGCTACCCCGGCTTCCTCTACCTGCTTCTGAAGCTGGAGAACATGATCT TCAAATTTCAAGGGTATGACATAGTTGGGATGGGATCCATAACGGTGACCTACAGGCAG TGGCTCCACATGACCATGTACAACTGA
- the LOC101063143 gene encoding calpain-9 isoform X1, producing the protein MIKSLSVSSEGSLPPLDDDVDSVCSDELLGSQSRRWLTDIMSGDMSLERAEGPPVGWDGLFVDRHFPLGELEMQPEVKWKRPKELCSSPNFIVSGATRLDIRQGELNDCWLLSAIASLSLNPSLLERVVPLQQSFQDGYNGSFTFRFWMYGQWEEVRIDDLLPTLDNRLIYLSSPDKCEFWSPLLEKAYAKLKGGYRALNMGFPHEAMVDMTGGVTEVLNIAALPRDLPPLLSYLLSKGALINCATSQGPLEQKNELGIMFRHAYSLTAVEQVKTAHGTECLVRLLNPWGNTEWEGAWSDLKGPEWNSVSIQEQQRLQRVSREDGEFWMSVSDFRQNFEIMEVCHQTEAFQSSSVQPWSCSMHHGSWVSSITAGGPPIGHLFWQNPQFSFTLSEVDGSSRDSKTCSFVLALMQKHQRRSGINLSIALHVYQAHPEQTYLSPKDLSKLRPVLFSPHYSSRREVVLRSSLPPGRYLIIPSTSEPNQQGEFLLRVLTENENISSPADKPLPQDVSSLTERKFPHQAALPSLQATRQLFKKHCNKQGFCKPVHLYNLLTEAIQGGVLAGSEKFLVLEQCKSMVVLVDTQGIARLNWIEFQDLWDKIRKWTDIFLVFDKNKTKRLEYQEVGPALKAAGIVVDDLIMQLVGLRYTEPDMTISYPGFLYLLLKLENMIFKFQGYDIVGMGSITVTYRQWLHMTMYN; encoded by the exons ATGATAAAGTCTCTGAGCGTGTCGTCGGAAGGGTCTCTCCCTCCGCTGGACGATGATGTCGACTCGGTTTGCTCAGACGAGCTGCTCGGCTCTCAGTCCCGCCGCTGGCTGACCGACATCATGAGCGGGGACATGAGCCTGGAGCGGGCAGAGGGGCCCCCGGTGGGCTGGGACGGACTCTTCGTGGACCGACACTTTCCCCTTGGGGAGCTGGAGATGCAGCCCGAGGTCAAGTGGAAACGACCAAAG gagctctgctcttcaccaaACTTCATTGTAAGTGGAGCGACGCGTTTGGACATCCGCCAAGGAGAACTGA atgacTGCTGGCTGCTCTCTGCTATTGCTTCTCTGTCTCTGAACCCCTCTCTGCTCGAGCGAGTGGTGCCTCTGCAGCAGAGCTTTCAGGATGGCTACAACGGCAGCTTCACCTTCAGA TTCTGGATGTACGGTcagtgggaggaggtgaggatagATGACTTGTTGCCCACTCTGGACAACAGACTGATCTACCTCAGCTCCCCAGACAAGTGTGAGTTCTGGAGCCCCCTCCTGGAGAAGGCCTATGCAAA GCTGAAAGGAGGCTACAGAGCCCTAAATATGGGCTTCCCCCACGAGGCCATGGTGGACATGACGGGTGGGGTGACTGAAGTCCTGAACATCGCGGCGCTGCCCAGGGACCTGCCCCCCCTGCTGAGTTACCTGCTGTCCAAAGGAGCCCTCATCAACTGTGCTACCAGCCAG GGTCCTTTAGAACAGAAGAATGAGCTGGGGATCATGTTCAGACACGCTTACTCTCTCACAGCAGTTGAGCAG GTTAAGACAGCACATGGGACTGAATGTTTGGTGCGGCTCCTGAACCCCTGGGGCAACACAGAGTGGGAAGGGGCCTGGAGTGATCTGAAAGG TCCAGAGTGGAACTCTGTGAGcattcaggagcagcagagactgcAAAGAGTCAGTCGGGAGGACGGGGAGTTCTG gaTGTCGGTGTCAGACTTTCGACAGAACTTCGAGATAATGGAGGTGTGCCACCAGACCGAGGCTTTCCAAAGCTCCAGCGTGCAGCCGTGGTCCTGCAGCATGCATCACGGGAGCTGGGTGTCCAGCATCACAGCTGGCGGCCCCCCAATAGGGC ACCTGTTCTGGCAGAACCCTCAGTTCAGCTTCACCCTGTCGGAGGTGGACGGGAGCAGTCGCGACTCCAAGACCTGCTCCTTCGTTTTAGCACTGATGCAGAAACACCAGAGACGCAGCGGCATCAACCTTTCTATAGCCCTGCACGTAtaccag GCCCATCCAGAGCAGACGTACCTGTCACCTAAGGACCTGAGTAAGCTGCGTCCCGTCCTCTTCAGTCCCCACTACTCTTCTCGCCGGGAGGTTGTTCTTCGCAGCTCGCTGCCCCCTGGTCGTTACCTTATTATCCCATCTACTTCCGAACCGAACCAACAGGGAGAATTCCTGCTGCGGGTGCTGACAGAGAACGAGAACATTTCCAG TCCAGCTGACAAACCGCTCCCACAAGATGTCTCCTCACTAACGGAG CGTAAATTTCCTCACCAGGCTGCTCTTCCCTCCCTGCAAGCGACCAGACAGCTTTTCAAAAAGCACTGCAATAAG CAGGGATTTTGCaaaccagtgcacctgtacaaCCTGCTGACTGAAGCCATACAGGGAGGAG TGTTGGCAGGGAGCGAGAAGTTCCTGGTTCTGGAGCAGTGCAAGAGCATGGTGGTGCTTGTGGAT ACCCAAGGCATCGCTCGGCTAAACTGGATAGAATTCCAGGACCTGTGGGACAAAATCAGGAAGTGGACA GATATCTTCCTGGTGTTTGACAAGAACAAAACGAAGCGTCTTGAGTATCAAGAGGTCGGCCCCGCTCTCAAGGCAGCAG GCATTGTTGTGGATGATCTGATCATGCAGCTGGTTGGACTGAGGTACACAGAGCCAGACATGACCATCAGCTACCCCGGCTTCCTCTACCTGCTTCTGAAGCTGGAGAACATGATCT TCAAATTTCAAGGGTATGACATAGTTGGGATGGGATCCATAACGGTGACCTACAGGCAG TGGCTCCACATGACCATGTACAACTGA